Proteins encoded within one genomic window of Pedobacter africanus:
- a CDS encoding DNA-3-methyladenine glycosylase I, giving the protein MANQIRCGWCGTDPLYVKYHDEEWGKPVYDDKVLFEFLLLEGAQAGLSWITILKRREGYRKAFADFDVQKVAAFNEKDEERLMNDPGIIRNRLKVKAAIHNAKLFITIQKEFGSFANYMWGFIPNRKPIQNPIKTLKDVPARTELSDAISKDMKKRGFKFFGTTICYAHMQATGMVNDHVADCICR; this is encoded by the coding sequence ATGGCAAACCAAATCAGGTGCGGATGGTGCGGAACGGATCCGCTTTATGTAAAATACCATGATGAAGAATGGGGAAAGCCGGTTTATGATGATAAGGTGCTGTTTGAGTTCCTGTTGCTTGAGGGGGCACAGGCCGGCCTGAGCTGGATCACTATTCTGAAAAGAAGGGAAGGTTACAGAAAAGCCTTTGCAGATTTTGACGTGCAAAAGGTGGCCGCTTTTAATGAAAAGGATGAAGAAAGGTTGATGAACGATCCTGGCATCATCAGGAACAGGTTGAAGGTGAAGGCCGCAATTCACAATGCTAAGCTTTTTATAACGATTCAAAAAGAGTTTGGTTCTTTTGCCAACTATATGTGGGGCTTTATTCCAAACCGGAAACCTATACAAAATCCCATTAAAACGCTTAAGGATGTACCTGCACGCACGGAACTGTCTGACGCCATTAGCAAAGACATGAAAAAACGGGGCTTTAAGTTCTTTGGTACCACCATCTGCTATGCACACATGCAGGCCACGGGCATGGTGAACGACCATGTGGCCGATTGCATCTGCAGATAA
- a CDS encoding MGMT family protein — translation MEQSFYDQVFELVRLIPKGRVTSYGAIARSLGAGGSARMVGYAMSNAGFAKPKIPAHRVVNSSGLLTGKFHFKPPERMQELLEKEGIVVKGDKIQNFKKHFWDPLIEL, via the coding sequence ATGGAACAATCTTTTTACGACCAGGTGTTTGAATTGGTAAGGCTGATCCCGAAAGGGCGGGTAACCTCATATGGTGCAATTGCCAGGAGCCTGGGAGCCGGCGGTTCGGCCCGCATGGTGGGCTATGCCATGAGCAATGCCGGGTTCGCGAAGCCAAAAATACCAGCACACCGGGTGGTAAACAGTAGCGGCCTGCTTACCGGCAAATTCCATTTTAAACCGCCGGAACGTATGCAGGAGCTATTGGAAAAAGAAGGAATTGTGGTAAAAGGAGATAAAATACAGAACTTTAAAAAACATTTCTGGGACCCCCTTATAGAATTATAA
- the trmB gene encoding tRNA (guanosine(46)-N7)-methyltransferase TrmB, translated as MGKDKLRKFAEIDAFPNVYQLDAGKALKGKWAREHFKNDNPVVLELACGKGEYALNLARMFPKKNFIGVDLKGNRIWRGARTGMDEGVTNLAFLRIQIEDIIDFFAENEVDEIWITFPDPQPQDSREKKRLTFPGFLDKYKTFLKPGGKINLKTDNDGLYLYTAEKVEELGMKIHKKTDNLYKSDLYDDVLSIKTHYERIYLKHDKNINYIQFSFE; from the coding sequence GTGGGTAAAGATAAATTAAGAAAATTTGCCGAAATAGATGCTTTTCCGAATGTTTACCAGCTCGATGCGGGTAAAGCATTGAAGGGAAAATGGGCCAGGGAACATTTTAAGAACGATAATCCTGTTGTATTGGAGTTGGCTTGTGGTAAAGGAGAATATGCGCTTAACCTGGCACGGATGTTTCCCAAAAAGAATTTTATTGGGGTGGATCTTAAGGGTAACAGGATCTGGAGGGGTGCCCGTACCGGTATGGACGAGGGGGTTACAAATCTGGCCTTTTTAAGAATCCAGATAGAAGATATCATAGACTTTTTTGCTGAAAATGAGGTAGATGAAATATGGATTACTTTCCCTGATCCGCAACCACAGGACAGCCGCGAAAAGAAGCGCCTGACATTTCCAGGCTTTCTGGATAAGTACAAAACTTTTTTAAAGCCGGGAGGAAAAATAAATCTGAAAACCGATAACGATGGTTTATATCTTTATACGGCAGAAAAGGTTGAAGAGCTGGGCATGAAGATCCATAAAAAAACAGACAATTTATATAAGTCTGACCTGTACGATGATGTGTTGTCTATCAAAACGCATTATGAAAGGATTTATTTAAAACATGATAAAAACATCAATTACATACAATTCTCTTTTGAGTAA
- the fcl gene encoding GDP-L-fucose synthase, translating to MEKNAKIYVAGHRGMVGSAIYRKLQKEGYSNLVVRTSAELDLRNQQAVTDFFEAEKPEYVFLAAAKVGGIVANNTYRADFLYENLCIQNNVIHQAHKNGVKKLMFLGSSCIYPKLAPQPLKEEYLLTGLLEETNEPYAIAKIAGIKMADAYRSQYNCDFISVMPTNLYGYNDNYHPQNSHVLPALIRKFHEAKVNGGTEVNIWGSGTPMREFLFADDLADACYFLMQNYSEAGFLNIGTGTDLSIKDLALLIKEIVGFEGTLAFDSTKPDGTPRKLMDVSKLHQLGWKHKIELKEGIKLAYQDFLEKHS from the coding sequence GTGGAGAAAAACGCAAAAATATATGTTGCCGGGCACCGTGGAATGGTTGGCTCTGCCATTTACCGTAAATTACAGAAAGAAGGTTACAGTAACCTGGTTGTCAGAACTTCGGCTGAGCTTGACCTGCGCAACCAGCAGGCGGTAACCGATTTTTTTGAGGCAGAAAAACCGGAATATGTATTTCTGGCCGCCGCAAAGGTGGGCGGTATTGTGGCCAACAATACCTACAGGGCCGATTTCCTGTACGAAAACCTTTGTATTCAGAACAACGTGATCCACCAGGCTCATAAAAATGGGGTAAAAAAACTGATGTTCCTGGGTTCCAGCTGTATCTACCCAAAACTGGCACCGCAGCCATTAAAAGAGGAATACCTGCTTACCGGCCTGCTCGAAGAAACCAATGAGCCTTATGCTATCGCTAAAATAGCGGGTATAAAAATGGCCGATGCTTACCGCAGCCAGTACAACTGCGATTTCATTTCTGTAATGCCAACCAACCTTTACGGTTATAACGACAATTACCATCCGCAAAACTCTCATGTATTGCCTGCCCTGATCCGGAAGTTTCATGAAGCCAAAGTAAATGGCGGCACCGAGGTGAATATCTGGGGTTCAGGAACGCCCATGCGCGAATTCCTTTTTGCCGATGACCTGGCCGATGCTTGTTATTTCCTGATGCAAAACTACAGCGAGGCCGGCTTTTTGAATATCGGCACCGGCACGGACCTCAGTATCAAAGACCTTGCACTCCTCATCAAAGAAATCGTAGGCTTTGAAGGCACCCTCGCTTTCGACAGCACAAAGCCAGATGGAACACCACGCAAATTGATGGATGTATCCAAACTGCACCAACTGGGCTGGAAACATAAAATTGAACTCAAAGAAGGCATTAAACTGGCCTATCAGGACTTCCTGGAAAAGCATAGCTAA
- a CDS encoding hydrogen peroxide-inducible genes activator — MTLVQLEYIVAVDTYRSFVGAAEKCFVTQPTLSMQIQKLEEMLNVKIFDRSKQPVVPTEIGARIIEQARQVLQESLKIKELISNEQQDVAGELKVGIIPTVAPYLLPKVIAAMMEKYRDLKLLIWEYTTEDILHHLKTGVLDCGILATPLGEQAIIEQPLYYENFVTYISKNSKLSKKKTIDAEDLEDENIWLLNEGHCMRSQVLNICRSTKHNRLQGLTYNTGSVETLIRMVDMNNGATLLPELALEELSSKQLSKVHHFKSPEPVREISLVTHKNFIKKRMLNALKEEILEIIPKAMKQKKKKDVVGI, encoded by the coding sequence ATGACCTTAGTTCAGCTCGAATATATTGTTGCAGTAGACACCTACAGGAGTTTTGTTGGGGCTGCCGAAAAATGTTTTGTTACACAGCCCACGCTGAGCATGCAGATCCAGAAACTGGAAGAGATGTTAAATGTAAAGATCTTTGACCGCAGCAAACAACCTGTTGTACCAACTGAAATTGGCGCACGTATTATTGAACAGGCCCGTCAGGTACTGCAGGAAAGCCTTAAGATCAAAGAACTCATCAGCAATGAGCAGCAGGACGTAGCAGGTGAACTTAAAGTGGGCATCATCCCTACTGTAGCACCCTACCTTTTACCCAAAGTAATTGCAGCCATGATGGAGAAGTACCGGGACCTGAAATTGCTGATCTGGGAATATACTACTGAAGACATTCTGCACCATTTAAAAACTGGTGTATTGGATTGCGGCATTTTAGCCACTCCGCTAGGCGAACAGGCCATCATTGAGCAACCACTGTATTACGAAAATTTTGTTACTTATATCAGCAAAAACAGCAAGCTGTCTAAAAAGAAAACCATTGATGCCGAAGACCTGGAAGATGAAAACATCTGGCTATTGAATGAAGGCCATTGTATGCGCTCACAGGTACTCAATATCTGCAGGTCTACCAAGCACAATCGGCTCCAGGGCCTTACCTATAATACCGGAAGTGTAGAAACGCTGATCCGCATGGTCGACATGAACAATGGCGCAACCCTGCTTCCTGAACTTGCACTTGAGGAGCTCAGCAGCAAACAGCTCAGTAAAGTGCATCATTTCAAATCGCCAGAGCCGGTAAGGGAGATCAGCCTGGTTACACATAAAAACTTCATCAAGAAGAGAATGCTGAACGCGCTTAAAGAAGAAATACTGGAAATAATTCCGAAAGCCATGAAGCAGAAAAAGAAGAAAGATGTGGTAGGGATATAA
- a CDS encoding superoxide dismutase gives MAFELPALPYATDALEPHIDKQTMEIHHGKHHQAYVTNLNKALEGKPEANQSIEEIVKNISKFPVAVRNNGGGHYNHSLFWEVIGPNKGGEPKGELADAINTAFGSFAEFKTKFAEAGATRFGSGWAWLSVGADKKLVVSSTPNQDNPLMDIAEVKGTPILGMDVWEHAYYLKYQNRRPDYIAAFWSVVNWDAVAERFKNA, from the coding sequence ATGGCTTTTGAATTACCTGCGTTACCATACGCAACAGATGCATTAGAACCGCATATCGATAAACAGACTATGGAAATTCACCATGGCAAACACCACCAGGCGTATGTTACCAATTTAAATAAAGCTTTAGAAGGAAAGCCTGAGGCTAACCAAAGCATTGAAGAAATTGTTAAAAATATCTCAAAATTTCCTGTTGCGGTAAGGAATAATGGCGGTGGTCATTATAATCACTCTTTGTTCTGGGAAGTTATTGGCCCGAATAAAGGTGGCGAGCCAAAAGGAGAATTGGCTGATGCGATCAATACCGCTTTCGGTTCATTTGCCGAGTTTAAAACGAAGTTTGCTGAGGCTGGTGCTACCCGCTTCGGTTCGGGATGGGCATGGCTAAGCGTTGGTGCAGATAAGAAATTAGTGGTTTCCTCTACACCTAACCAGGATAACCCTTTAATGGATATCGCTGAGGTAAAAGGAACACCGATTTTAGGTATGGATGTATGGGAGCATGCTTACTACCTGAAATATCAAAACAGACGTCCGGATTATATTGCTGCTTTCTGGAGCGTTGTAAATTGGGATGCTGTAGCTGAGCGTTTCAAAAATGCATAA
- a CDS encoding nucleoside deaminase, whose protein sequence is MSYYNFSEEKDAVAEDEHFMRLALHEAQKAYDLQEIPIGAIVVCKGKIVGRGHNLTEQLNDVTAHAEMQAFTAAAQTLGGKYLKDCTLYVTIEPCVMCAGASYWTQIGKLVYGASEPKRGFSTKGGQLLHPKTVLKSGILAEECGALMTKFFAGKRA, encoded by the coding sequence ATGAGTTATTATAATTTTTCAGAAGAGAAAGATGCTGTAGCAGAAGATGAGCATTTTATGCGGTTGGCCCTGCATGAAGCGCAAAAAGCGTACGACCTGCAGGAAATCCCTATAGGGGCCATTGTGGTTTGTAAAGGGAAGATTGTTGGCCGTGGGCATAACCTTACGGAGCAACTGAACGATGTAACCGCCCATGCTGAGATGCAGGCTTTTACGGCTGCTGCCCAAACATTGGGCGGTAAATATTTAAAGGATTGTACCCTGTACGTAACCATAGAGCCTTGTGTGATGTGCGCTGGTGCCAGTTACTGGACGCAGATTGGCAAACTGGTGTACGGCGCGTCCGAACCGAAAAGGGGATTTAGCACAAAAGGCGGTCAGCTGCTGCACCCGAAAACTGTTTTAAAGAGCGGTATTCTGGCAGAGGAATGCGGGGCGTTAATGACGAAATTCTTCGCAGGAAAAAGGGCTTAA
- a CDS encoding tRNA-binding protein: MEEISWSDFEKVELRAGTIMEVLEYPEARKPAYKVKVDFGELGIRMSSAQITALYSKEELVGQQIVGVLNFPKKQIGKFMSEFLVTGFADENGDIVLTTLNGKVPNGSRMI, translated from the coding sequence ATGGAAGAAATAAGCTGGAGCGATTTTGAAAAAGTGGAGTTGCGTGCAGGAACAATTATGGAAGTTTTGGAATATCCTGAGGCCAGAAAGCCTGCCTATAAGGTAAAGGTTGATTTTGGGGAGCTGGGAATAAGAATGAGCAGCGCTCAGATCACGGCGCTTTATTCCAAAGAAGAGTTGGTGGGCCAACAAATTGTAGGGGTGTTGAACTTCCCGAAGAAACAGATCGGTAAATTTATGTCCGAATTCCTGGTAACAGGGTTTGCTGATGAAAATGGGGATATTGTGTTAACCACTTTAAATGGAAAAGTGCCGAACGGCAGTAGAATGATATAA
- a CDS encoding LysE family translocator — protein sequence MIPLKEISYFSLAALILVISPGPNMIYLISRSITQGQRSGLISLMGIISGFLFHIVMVSAGLTAVLFAVPYVYATIKTLGVVYLLYLAYQAIKPNGRSPFEVRKDLSNDKPAKLFKIGVLTTVLNPKVAVFYLSFFPYFIKPEYGSVFMQSLQLGITQVCISFSVNLIIVLSAARAALFFAGNPLWMRAQKWVMASILASLAVKMALTKEK from the coding sequence ATGATCCCACTCAAAGAAATCTCCTATTTTTCCCTTGCCGCCCTGATCCTGGTGATCAGCCCGGGCCCAAACATGATCTACCTGATTTCCCGGTCCATTACACAGGGACAGCGATCCGGCCTGATCTCTTTAATGGGCATCATATCTGGCTTTTTATTTCACATTGTGATGGTCTCTGCCGGGCTCACCGCAGTGCTTTTTGCAGTACCCTATGTGTATGCCACAATAAAAACCCTGGGTGTAGTGTATTTGCTTTACCTGGCTTACCAGGCCATTAAACCCAATGGCCGAAGCCCGTTTGAGGTCCGTAAAGATTTGAGCAATGACAAGCCGGCAAAGCTGTTTAAAATAGGTGTCCTAACCACAGTATTGAATCCTAAAGTAGCGGTGTTTTACCTGTCTTTCTTTCCTTATTTCATCAAACCCGAATACGGGTCGGTATTTATGCAAAGCCTGCAGCTGGGCATCACACAAGTTTGCATCAGTTTTTCCGTAAACCTGATCATTGTGCTCAGTGCCGCCAGGGCAGCCCTGTTCTTTGCCGGCAATCCGCTTTGGATGCGGGCCCAGAAATGGGTTATGGCCAGCATCCTTGCGTCGCTAGCTGTAAAAATGGCGCTTACCAAAGAGAAATGA
- a CDS encoding class I SAM-dependent rRNA methyltransferase, with amino-acid sequence MIDVILKKGKEKAAMLRHPWIFSGAIDKIKGQPVNGEIIAVRSADKEFLAYAYFNDLSRVALRLLEWDETATIDKAWYQQKIKQAIAARGHILNEDTNTCRLIFSEADFLPGLIVDQYADFLSLQILSAGIENIKEEIIVILREELNPKGIFDKSDAGARKHENLEATQGLLWGENPPEFIEVKENGILYHINIAEGQKSGFYCDQRDNRRILAEYTRGKNVLDCFCYSGGFTLNSLKYQAAHVTSVDSSALAIETLKHNLELNAFKAEQQTSIQSDVNKQLRAFKDAGQTFDVLVLDPPKYAPSRSALDRAARAYKDLNRLGMLLLKEGGILATFSCSGAVDIETFKQIIAWAALDAGREVQIIKQFCQPEDHPVRISFSEGEYLKGLLLRVL; translated from the coding sequence ATGATCGATGTAATTCTTAAAAAAGGCAAAGAAAAAGCTGCTATGCTGCGTCATCCCTGGATCTTTTCGGGTGCTATTGACAAGATTAAAGGACAGCCTGTAAATGGTGAAATTATAGCCGTGCGCTCTGCTGATAAAGAATTTCTGGCCTATGCCTATTTCAACGACCTTTCCAGGGTTGCCTTGCGCCTGCTGGAATGGGACGAAACGGCAACAATAGACAAAGCCTGGTACCAGCAAAAGATTAAGCAGGCCATTGCGGCACGAGGCCATATCTTAAACGAAGACACCAATACCTGCAGGCTGATATTCAGCGAGGCAGATTTCCTGCCGGGACTGATTGTAGACCAATATGCAGATTTCCTTTCCCTGCAGATTTTAAGTGCCGGAATAGAAAACATCAAAGAAGAGATCATCGTTATTTTACGGGAAGAGCTGAACCCTAAGGGCATATTTGACAAGAGTGATGCCGGCGCACGTAAGCACGAAAACCTGGAAGCTACACAGGGTCTGTTATGGGGAGAAAACCCTCCTGAATTTATCGAAGTAAAAGAAAACGGGATCCTTTACCACATCAACATTGCTGAGGGACAGAAATCCGGCTTTTATTGCGATCAACGCGATAATCGAAGAATCCTTGCTGAATACACCAGGGGCAAAAACGTGCTCGACTGTTTCTGCTACAGCGGTGGTTTTACTTTAAACAGTTTAAAATACCAGGCCGCACATGTAACCAGTGTAGACAGCTCGGCCCTGGCCATAGAAACCCTAAAGCATAACCTGGAACTGAATGCCTTTAAAGCTGAACAGCAAACCAGTATACAATCTGACGTAAACAAACAGCTTCGTGCTTTTAAAGACGCAGGCCAAACCTTTGATGTACTGGTACTGGACCCACCAAAATACGCCCCTTCACGTTCGGCATTAGACCGTGCAGCCAGGGCCTATAAGGACCTGAACCGCCTGGGTATGCTGTTGCTTAAAGAGGGAGGGATTCTGGCCACTTTCTCCTGCTCCGGAGCAGTAGATATCGAAACGTTTAAGCAGATCATCGCCTGGGCCGCATTGGATGCCGGCAGGGAAGTTCAGATCATTAAACAGTTCTGCCAGCCCGAAGACCACCCTGTCCGCATTTCCTTTTCTGAAGGAGAATACCTAAAAGGGCTCTTGTTACGGGTTTTATAA
- a CDS encoding DUF6814 family protein yields MNGLKKALGLFWIALGPVSIIFMFMQAFEKVGLAAEGVQRTNTALQWGIILFIFIPISAGLVIFGWYALKGEYDHLPED; encoded by the coding sequence ATGAACGGATTAAAAAAAGCATTAGGATTATTCTGGATTGCCTTAGGCCCAGTCTCAATTATATTCATGTTTATGCAGGCCTTTGAAAAGGTAGGCCTCGCAGCAGAGGGTGTACAAAGAACCAATACCGCCCTGCAATGGGGTATCATATTGTTCATCTTTATCCCCATCAGTGCGGGGCTGGTTATTTTTGGCTGGTATGCCTTAAAAGGCGAGTACGATCACCTGCCGGAGGATTAG